A stretch of the Filimonas lacunae genome encodes the following:
- a CDS encoding J domain-containing protein encodes MSTKDYYRILEIKPSAGSQEIRKAYRALAQRFHPDKNAGNPLAQLRFQEIKEAYEVLCDKQKRDAWHYQHYNPLQKSAPTAYSADDILQQSIQLYKKYSNQDPFRLNQDTLFAQIKQLLSNDYIRILQLQGEIHTNSAVINNILQSTYLLPYEYVQPISALLKNITPVLPQTEEDIQSCLLEKKRQMLWNKYKIPLAILLAGVLITIMLLSK; translated from the coding sequence ATGTCAACAAAGGATTATTACCGCATATTAGAGATAAAACCCAGCGCCGGAAGCCAGGAAATACGCAAAGCCTACCGTGCATTGGCCCAACGGTTTCACCCCGATAAAAATGCGGGCAACCCTTTGGCCCAATTACGTTTCCAGGAGATAAAAGAAGCTTACGAGGTGCTATGTGATAAACAAAAACGGGATGCCTGGCATTATCAGCACTACAATCCACTGCAAAAAAGCGCTCCCACTGCCTACTCGGCCGATGACATCTTACAACAAAGCATTCAGCTATATAAAAAGTACAGCAACCAGGATCCCTTTCGTTTAAACCAGGATACTTTGTTTGCGCAGATAAAACAACTGCTCAGCAACGATTACATACGCATACTGCAGTTGCAGGGCGAGATACATACCAACAGCGCTGTTATCAACAATATACTACAAAGCACTTACCTGCTGCCTTATGAATATGTGCAGCCGATAAGTGCTTTGTTAAAGAATATCACGCCTGTGTTACCACAAACCGAAGAGGATATTCAAAGTTGTTTACTGGAAAAAAAGAGACAGATGTTATGGAATAAGTATAAAATTCCGCTGGCCATTTTACTGGCCGGTGTACTTATTACCATCATGCTGTTGAGTAAGTAA
- a CDS encoding tRNA-binding protein — protein MITWDDFEKIEIRTGTVIDVQDFPQARKPAYQLTIDFGPLGTKQSSAQITHHYTKEQLKGQQVVAVVNFPRKQIANFFSECLVLGVYDENNQVILLQPATPVANGQPVG, from the coding sequence ATGATTACATGGGACGACTTCGAAAAAATTGAAATACGCACCGGTACAGTTATAGATGTTCAGGACTTTCCCCAAGCGCGCAAACCTGCTTATCAACTCACCATCGACTTTGGGCCATTGGGTACAAAACAATCCTCTGCGCAAATTACCCATCATTACACGAAAGAACAACTAAAAGGTCAACAGGTTGTGGCTGTTGTGAATTTTCCCCGTAAACAAATTGCTAACTTTTTCAGCGAATGCCTGGTTTTGGGTGTGTACGATGAAAATAATCAGGTAATTTTATTACAGCCAGCAACACCGGTAGCCAACGGGCAACCTGTTGGCTAA
- a CDS encoding immunoglobulin domain-containing protein, with product MHTPLQKRAYAHINQKTISSSMRFGRVTSCTLLLLLFTVIIIGEVHGQCTRQIRKYADFQGKYETVLYALGLPVLYGSVTNDNYATDNNPATASTLNMPLTALGLASVTQFLQFTSNGTTAQSIATGTPVTVKFTVPTSLLGVLNSIEIGTFSGLHTVAQQTAFIGLGNNAGYDATTKTQYYTGTTVVDALNAAGEVELTFTPAEIYNGVYVKLNAPLVSLALSTNVFHAYIMQDATGNIGCDDRIDVLSGVKGNVLANLASATGSVTNPWNAVDNDPTYTTYALMSTGVQVLSNVFETVIFQTPSVAGDSVSIVVQNPGGGLLDLSLLTGFTIQPYLGNTTAGPAITNNPTFLSLRLLPGSADKYIVTAAVNTPFDRIEITMGGVASALANLRIYDISRIRHVPATSTLTVNGIPATGPLCLNQTAGLQFSVTNNESCAIYTWYDAGNNQLTTGVSNGGLSYAPTITTAGTYEYYVKASRQGCTNSTAQTPVAITVLSLPDVPVIPPVIVCIDQAATLTISNAATGVQYAWYSTALGTTALSNTVTNGISYTTGIPAAAIYYAEATNTSTGCTSSSRGTGNVTVTPKPGMPTLSILPHP from the coding sequence ATGCACACACCGCTACAAAAACGGGCGTATGCACATATTAATCAAAAAACAATCTCTTCCTCTATGAGGTTCGGGCGGGTGACTTCCTGCACGCTTTTACTCCTGTTATTTACTGTTATTATTATTGGAGAAGTGCACGGGCAATGTACCAGGCAGATAAGAAAGTATGCCGATTTCCAGGGAAAGTATGAAACGGTATTATACGCTTTAGGATTGCCTGTATTATATGGCAGCGTTACCAACGACAACTATGCAACGGATAACAACCCCGCTACCGCATCCACCCTCAATATGCCATTAACCGCTTTGGGTTTGGCCAGTGTTACCCAGTTTTTACAATTTACCTCCAACGGTACTACAGCGCAATCCATTGCCACAGGTACCCCCGTAACAGTGAAATTTACCGTACCCACCAGTTTGCTTGGAGTGTTAAACAGCATTGAAATAGGCACCTTTAGTGGCTTACATACTGTTGCACAACAAACAGCGTTTATAGGCCTGGGGAATAATGCCGGTTACGATGCCACCACCAAAACACAATATTATACCGGCACTACGGTAGTAGATGCTTTAAACGCAGCGGGAGAAGTAGAACTTACTTTTACCCCGGCGGAAATATATAATGGCGTTTATGTAAAACTGAATGCACCATTGGTATCGCTGGCATTAAGCACCAATGTGTTTCACGCTTATATTATGCAGGACGCCACCGGGAATATTGGGTGTGACGACAGAATAGATGTACTATCCGGTGTTAAAGGCAACGTGCTGGCCAACCTGGCCAGTGCCACCGGTAGTGTTACCAATCCGTGGAATGCAGTAGACAACGACCCTACCTATACCACTTACGCTTTAATGAGCACCGGTGTGCAGGTGTTAAGTAATGTATTTGAAACCGTTATTTTTCAAACACCTTCTGTGGCGGGTGATTCGGTGAGTATTGTAGTACAAAATCCTGGTGGTGGCCTGTTAGACCTGAGCCTGCTTACCGGCTTTACCATACAACCTTACCTGGGCAATACCACGGCTGGACCTGCTATTACCAACAATCCTACCTTTCTTTCGTTGCGGTTATTACCCGGCAGCGCTGATAAATACATTGTTACTGCTGCGGTGAATACGCCTTTCGACAGGATAGAAATAACCATGGGTGGTGTAGCCAGCGCCTTAGCCAATTTACGCATATATGATATCAGCCGTATACGGCATGTGCCAGCCACCAGCACACTTACGGTAAACGGCATACCCGCAACCGGACCGCTTTGCTTAAACCAGACCGCTGGTTTACAGTTTAGCGTAACCAATAACGAAAGCTGCGCTATTTATACCTGGTATGATGCCGGCAACAACCAGCTTACTACGGGGGTAAGCAATGGTGGGTTAAGCTATGCGCCAACCATTACCACTGCCGGCACCTACGAGTACTATGTAAAGGCATCGCGACAAGGCTGTACCAACAGCACTGCGCAAACGCCTGTAGCCATTACGGTGTTATCGCTGCCCGATGTGCCTGTGATACCACCGGTTATCGTGTGTATAGATCAGGCAGCTACGCTTACTATCAGCAATGCCGCCACCGGCGTACAATATGCCTGGTACAGCACAGCTTTGGGCACCACCGCATTGAGCAATACCGTTACCAACGGCATCAGCTATACTACCGGCATACCTGCTGCCGCCATTTATTATGCAGAAGCTACCAACACAAGCACCGGCTGCACCAGCAGCAGCCGTGGCACCGGTAACGTAACAGTTACTCCTAAACCCGGCATGCCCACATTAAGTATTCTACCTCATCCATAA
- a CDS encoding T9SS type B sorting domain-containing protein produces the protein MLKKTIILLLCMYGCAAKAVAQLTPHVYTKYIHQGEWVTLTATATNATLYQWYWNGQPVTGATTTTYVANQAGEYTIQAFNGTDCGSDISDPIRIAIIADRGPVANTDLAVSKQADSKPVVMNQPYNYYITILNNGPVSASGIVVTDVLPAPLTLSGALTADDGTATYDAGSRTIEWKIPQLTVNQSSRLTYTVTAKDKGQVENIATVTATTPDSVQDNNRASYTKEIFGLMIPNTITPNGDGNNDQFIVSGLASYTDNEMIIINRWGNHVFEQKRYQNNWKGDGLNEGTYFYLLRIKDNSGKWQEFKGYITLLRPK, from the coding sequence ATGCTAAAGAAGACCATTATATTACTCCTTTGTATGTATGGATGTGCGGCAAAAGCTGTAGCACAGCTAACCCCGCATGTCTATACCAAATACATACACCAGGGTGAATGGGTTACGCTTACAGCTACTGCCACCAATGCTACACTATACCAATGGTATTGGAATGGTCAACCTGTTACCGGCGCTACCACCACTACTTATGTGGCCAACCAGGCCGGAGAATACACCATACAGGCTTTTAATGGTACAGATTGCGGATCGGACATTTCCGACCCCATACGTATAGCCATTATAGCCGATAGAGGTCCGGTAGCCAATACCGATCTGGCCGTGAGTAAGCAGGCCGACAGTAAGCCGGTAGTGATGAACCAACCCTACAACTATTATATCACTATACTCAACAACGGCCCGGTGAGCGCTTCGGGTATTGTGGTTACCGATGTATTGCCGGCACCACTTACACTTAGCGGCGCTTTAACAGCGGATGATGGCACCGCCACTTACGATGCCGGTAGCCGCACTATTGAATGGAAGATTCCGCAGTTAACCGTGAATCAGTCATCACGACTCACCTACACCGTTACCGCCAAAGACAAAGGACAGGTAGAGAACATAGCAACAGTTACCGCTACTACCCCCGACAGTGTACAGGACAATAACCGGGCTTCTTATACCAAAGAGATTTTTGGGCTGATGATACCTAACACCATTACACCGAATGGCGATGGCAACAACGACCAGTTTATTGTTTCGGGGCTGGCCAGCTATACCGACAACGAGATGATTATTATTAACCGCTGGGGCAATCACGTATTTGAACAGAAACGATATCAGAACAACTGGAAGGGCGACGGACTGAACGAAGGCACTTATTTCTACCTGTTACGCATCAAAGACAACAGCGGCAAGTGGCAGGAGTTTAAAGGATACATTACGCTGTTGCGTCCTAAATAA
- a CDS encoding transglutaminase family protein, whose product MEENREISALFHLLDDPDEEVFSTVSQRIVDYGRNIIPNLENLWENSPREDMQTRIEMLIHRLHYTDLITDLTEWRDGAYHDLLFGALLVAKFQYPDLHTTPVLQEMEKIRRNVWLELNSYLTPLEQANVISSIVYNYYSLKGADLDYTNPDHFFIHQVLRTKKGNSVSNGILYLILAEQLDISVKAIHIPQQFVLAFFHTDYDACTYKGNPQHKIHFYVDGKTGQPFSHNDLELYFKRTATPAMPEYFKPYNHISIIQLLLEELSRCFSAPLNLYKQKELLELASLLH is encoded by the coding sequence ATGGAGGAAAATAGAGAAATATCAGCACTTTTTCATTTACTGGATGATCCCGATGAGGAGGTCTTCTCTACGGTATCGCAGCGGATCGTTGACTACGGCAGGAACATCATACCCAACTTAGAGAACCTTTGGGAAAACTCTCCCCGCGAAGACATGCAGACCCGCATTGAAATGCTGATACACCGCCTGCATTATACCGACCTGATAACAGATTTAACCGAGTGGCGCGATGGCGCTTACCACGATCTTTTATTTGGCGCTTTGCTGGTAGCCAAATTTCAATATCCCGATTTGCATACCACCCCTGTGTTACAGGAAATGGAAAAAATACGCCGCAATGTATGGCTGGAGCTGAATAGCTACCTCACGCCATTAGAGCAGGCCAATGTAATTTCCAGCATTGTATACAACTACTACAGTTTAAAAGGGGCCGATCTGGATTATACCAATCCCGATCATTTCTTTATTCACCAGGTATTGCGCACCAAAAAAGGCAACTCCGTTTCCAATGGTATCCTTTACCTGATACTGGCCGAACAATTAGATATTTCGGTAAAAGCCATTCATATACCCCAGCAGTTTGTGCTGGCCTTTTTTCATACCGATTACGACGCCTGCACCTATAAAGGCAACCCACAGCATAAAATTCATTTTTATGTGGATGGCAAAACAGGTCAGCCTTTCAGCCATAACGACCTGGAGCTGTATTTTAAGCGAACGGCCACTCCTGCCATGCCCGAATACTTCAAACCTTATAACCACATTAGCATTATCCAGCTATTACTCGAAGAATTGTCCCGCTGTTTTTCTGCTCCACTCAACTTATACAAGCAAAAAGAATTGTTGGAATTAGCATCTCTGTTACATTGA
- a CDS encoding Dps family protein, giving the protein MKANIGLTEEQKQSSSLILGRILADEFLLYTKTRNYHWNIESVNFLAMHEFYERLYNELDEVFDEVAERIRMLGHYSQGRLKDFLQVTSLLEEEYTNDQKKQLKILLDDHETIIRLLRNDIDTLEDNHDKGNADFVTGLMEKHEKWAWFIRSYLV; this is encoded by the coding sequence ATGAAGGCAAACATTGGGTTAACAGAAGAACAAAAACAGAGTTCTTCCCTGATACTGGGCAGAATTCTGGCAGACGAGTTTTTATTATACACTAAAACCAGAAACTACCATTGGAACATTGAAAGTGTAAACTTTCTGGCCATGCACGAGTTTTACGAGCGGTTATATAACGAGCTGGACGAGGTGTTTGACGAGGTGGCAGAACGCATTCGCATGCTGGGCCATTACTCACAGGGGCGTTTAAAAGATTTTTTACAGGTAACCAGCCTGCTGGAAGAAGAATATACCAATGATCAGAAAAAGCAGTTAAAAATTCTGCTGGACGATCATGAAACCATTATCCGTTTATTAAGGAACGACATTGATACGCTGGAAGACAACCACGATAAAGGCAATGCCGATTTTGTTACCGGCCTGATGGAGAAACACGAGAAGTGGGCCTGGTTTATCAGAAGCTACTTAGTGTAA
- a CDS encoding methylated-DNA--[protein]-cysteine S-methyltransferase has product MYYTYYQSPVGLLKIGGTEQYISVVHFVDNEDDIVHDEPGIPDLLHECTEELIEFFNGTRRQFTIPVHQEGTEFQQRVWAQLLAIPYGRTISYMEQSIRLGDPKALRAVSTTNGKNQLAIIVPCHRVIGQNKSLVGYGGGLWRKKWLLDHEFKIAHGVQTLF; this is encoded by the coding sequence ATGTATTATACCTATTACCAGAGTCCGGTAGGGTTATTAAAGATCGGGGGTACAGAACAGTATATTTCGGTAGTGCATTTTGTAGACAATGAAGATGATATTGTGCACGACGAGCCTGGCATACCAGACCTTTTGCACGAATGCACAGAAGAATTAATTGAGTTTTTTAATGGCACCCGCCGGCAATTCACCATCCCCGTGCACCAGGAAGGCACGGAGTTTCAGCAGCGGGTATGGGCCCAGCTACTGGCTATTCCCTATGGCCGCACTATCAGCTATATGGAGCAAAGCATTCGCCTGGGCGATCCTAAAGCCCTACGGGCCGTAAGCACCACCAACGGTAAAAACCAGCTGGCTATTATAGTTCCCTGCCACCGGGTGATTGGGCAGAACAAATCGCTGGTAGGCTATGGCGGCGGCTTGTGGCGCAAGAAATGGCTGCTGGACCACGAGTTTAAAATTGCCCACGGCGTGCAAACCCTGTTTTAG
- a CDS encoding OsmC family protein has translation MKRNATAVWNGSGKEGNGTLTTQSTVLNETQYSFNSRFAEGVGTNPEELVAAAHAGCFTMKLSFVLNEAGFTADTLETKGFITFENGEITNSHLVLKAKVPGISKEQFDAATADAKANCPISKLLNTNITLEAELL, from the coding sequence ATGAAGAGAAATGCAACAGCCGTGTGGAACGGGTCTGGCAAAGAAGGTAACGGAACACTTACCACTCAAAGCACCGTATTAAATGAAACCCAGTATTCTTTCAACTCCCGTTTTGCGGAAGGTGTGGGCACAAACCCCGAAGAGCTGGTAGCAGCGGCCCATGCTGGTTGCTTTACTATGAAATTAAGCTTTGTGTTGAATGAAGCTGGTTTTACGGCTGACACCCTGGAAACAAAAGGTTTCATCACTTTTGAAAATGGTGAAATCACCAATTCACACCTGGTGTTGAAAGCAAAAGTGCCTGGTATCAGCAAAGAGCAGTTTGATGCCGCTACTGCGGATGCTAAAGCAAACTGCCCTATCAGCAAATTGTTGAATACCAACATTACACTGGAAGCAGAGCTGTTATAA
- a CDS encoding S9 family peptidase, producing MRLSRHIWVVALLGSLTSISFAQNRQFTMAQATNGFRQELAPEKLKQFEWIPGKKAFTRVVTVNQQQCWVSYTLPSLKADTLLKLADLNSQLFAKTPLKALPALHWLSENKAWFAKDDVYYIGTLANNSFQWLPQTKFEDKAENITFDKTSQQFIYTVNHNLVLRHQEGQQVSLTTDGSADIVYGQSVHRDEFGIDHGLFFSPKGNKVAYYRMDQSMVTHYPIPDWTATPARVNNIRYPMAGDSSHQVTLAIHDAHSSKTVYMATGKPADQYLTCVSWSPDEASMYIALLNREQNHLQLNQYDATTGALLRTVLEEKNDKYVHPMHSLQFIPWNNDQFIWWSERDGFDHLYLYNTKGEIVRQLTKGNWLVNDIIGFNSQRKEVIYTSSAEGAMEKHIYAVSTVTGQVRKLTTAAGWHDAISNSTGEYILDTYSSGTTPYVARVTDVTGKWQQNILTATDPLAGFQRPTVRNIQLQANDGTPLYAKMILPVNFDSTKQYPVIVYLYNGPGIQLLHNSYPASGNLWYEYMAQHGFIVFTMDGRGSSNRGLKFEQATFRHLGTVEIDDQLQGVAYLKSLPYVNASRMGLHGWSFGGFMTTSIMLRQPGVFKAAVAGGPVIDWRMYEVMYTERYMDTPQENPAGYAEANLLTKTPALQGNLMLIHGTSDDVVVWQHSIDFIKACVDNGKQVDYFVYPGHLHNVYGKDRVHLMQKITDYFTTHL from the coding sequence ATGCGTTTGAGCCGGCATATTTGGGTTGTTGCTTTGCTGGGCAGCCTTACCTCTATCTCTTTTGCACAAAACCGCCAGTTTACCATGGCGCAGGCCACCAACGGCTTCCGGCAGGAACTGGCCCCCGAAAAATTAAAACAGTTTGAATGGATTCCCGGTAAAAAAGCATTTACACGGGTGGTGACCGTTAATCAGCAACAATGCTGGGTGAGTTATACCCTGCCTTCGCTAAAAGCGGATACCTTATTAAAACTGGCCGACTTGAACAGTCAGCTGTTTGCCAAAACACCACTGAAAGCATTACCGGCGCTTCATTGGTTGTCGGAGAATAAAGCATGGTTTGCCAAAGACGATGTGTATTATATAGGCACTCTGGCAAACAACTCCTTCCAATGGCTGCCGCAAACCAAATTTGAGGACAAGGCCGAGAATATCACCTTCGACAAAACCAGCCAGCAATTTATTTATACAGTAAATCATAACCTGGTATTGCGTCACCAGGAAGGACAACAGGTAAGCCTTACCACGGATGGCAGTGCCGATATTGTATATGGCCAGAGTGTACACCGCGATGAGTTTGGTATCGACCACGGCCTTTTCTTTTCACCCAAAGGAAACAAGGTAGCCTATTACCGCATGGACCAAAGCATGGTTACCCATTACCCTATTCCTGACTGGACCGCCACTCCCGCCAGAGTAAACAATATCCGTTACCCCATGGCCGGCGATTCTTCCCACCAGGTAACCCTGGCCATACATGACGCACACAGCAGCAAAACGGTATATATGGCCACGGGCAAACCTGCCGATCAATACCTTACCTGTGTAAGCTGGTCACCCGATGAAGCTTCTATGTACATTGCCCTGTTAAACAGGGAACAAAACCACCTGCAGTTAAATCAGTACGATGCCACCACCGGTGCTTTGCTACGTACCGTGCTGGAAGAAAAGAACGACAAGTATGTACACCCTATGCACTCTCTCCAATTTATACCCTGGAATAACGATCAGTTTATCTGGTGGAGCGAGCGTGATGGATTTGATCACTTATACCTGTACAATACCAAAGGCGAAATTGTACGCCAGCTTACCAAAGGCAACTGGCTGGTAAACGATATCATCGGCTTTAACAGTCAGCGTAAAGAAGTGATTTACACTTCCAGTGCGGAAGGTGCTATGGAAAAACATATTTACGCCGTAAGTACCGTAACCGGCCAGGTGCGCAAACTAACCACCGCTGCCGGCTGGCACGATGCCATTAGCAACAGCACCGGTGAATATATATTAGATACCTACAGTTCGGGAACCACGCCTTACGTGGCCAGGGTTACAGATGTTACCGGTAAATGGCAGCAGAATATATTAACAGCTACCGATCCGTTGGCCGGCTTTCAACGTCCTACCGTACGTAACATACAGTTACAGGCTAATGATGGCACGCCTTTATATGCCAAAATGATACTGCCGGTAAACTTCGACAGCACCAAACAATATCCTGTTATTGTATACTTATATAATGGCCCTGGCATTCAGCTGCTGCATAACAGCTACCCTGCCAGCGGCAACCTGTGGTATGAGTATATGGCACAGCATGGCTTTATTGTATTTACCATGGATGGCCGCGGCAGCAGCAACAGAGGCTTGAAATTTGAGCAGGCCACCTTCCGCCACCTGGGCACTGTTGAGATAGACGACCAGTTACAGGGAGTGGCTTACCTGAAATCATTACCTTATGTAAATGCCAGCCGTATGGGCTTACATGGATGGAGCTTTGGCGGATTTATGACCACTTCTATCATGTTACGCCAGCCCGGTGTGTTTAAAGCAGCCGTAGCTGGTGGCCCTGTTATTGACTGGCGCATGTATGAGGTAATGTATACCGAACGCTACATGGATACTCCACAGGAAAACCCTGCCGGTTATGCCGAAGCCAACCTGCTTACCAAAACCCCGGCCCTGCAGGGCAACCTGATGCTGATACACGGCACCAGTGACGATGTGGTGGTTTGGCAGCACAGCATTGACTTTATCAAAGCCTGTGTAGACAATGGCAAGCAGGTAGATTACTTTGTGTATCCCGGCCATTTGCATAATGTGTATGGTAAAGACCGTGTGCACCTGATGCAAAAGATCACTGATTATTTCACTACGCACCTGTAA
- a CDS encoding PorP/SprF family type IX secretion system membrane protein, which produces MKRFICLCIGYCICWHAAAQQDAQFSQYIFNGIYINPAYAGYRQELNAHAFYRNQWVGVAGAPQTMSMAIDGSLNDNRVGLALQVAYDKIGAQSMLSMYGNYAYRFPLNEEDATLALGIGAGIIQPGLDGSLLTTTTAEPGVNGGKQTITLLDARAGIYYSNTRFFVGASVDNITAQHLDNKKPSTFTVPTPKPHIYLTAGALLDMGNDIYLKPSFLLKDDTGGPTNIDLNSFVLLNRMLWVGVSYRTAVTIYPKNNLQSDLTKRSAAVGMIELYATPQLRIGYAYDYTLNRYRSYNNGTHEISVGYYVKKEGDSKSRKQMRCFSF; this is translated from the coding sequence ATGAAACGTTTTATCTGTTTATGTATAGGATATTGCATCTGCTGGCACGCTGCTGCACAGCAGGATGCCCAATTCAGCCAGTATATTTTCAACGGCATTTATATTAACCCCGCCTACGCCGGGTACCGGCAAGAACTGAACGCCCATGCCTTTTACCGCAATCAATGGGTAGGCGTTGCCGGCGCACCGCAAACCATGTCTATGGCCATAGACGGCAGCCTGAACGATAATCGTGTGGGTTTGGCATTGCAGGTGGCCTATGATAAAATTGGCGCGCAAAGCATGCTTAGCATGTATGGCAACTACGCTTACCGTTTTCCGTTAAATGAAGAAGACGCTACATTGGCACTGGGCATTGGCGCAGGTATTATACAACCGGGGCTGGACGGCAGCCTGCTTACTACCACCACTGCTGAACCCGGGGTTAATGGCGGCAAGCAAACTATTACCCTGCTGGATGCACGGGCGGGTATCTATTACAGCAATACCCGCTTTTTTGTGGGGGCCTCCGTAGATAATATTACCGCACAACACCTGGATAATAAAAAGCCCTCTACGTTTACTGTACCTACGCCCAAACCGCATATTTATCTTACCGCAGGCGCATTGCTGGATATGGGGAATGATATTTACTTAAAACCCTCCTTCCTGTTAAAGGATGATACCGGCGGCCCTACTAATATAGACCTGAACAGTTTTGTGCTGCTGAACCGCATGTTATGGGTGGGTGTAAGTTACCGTACCGCTGTTACTATTTATCCCAAAAATAATTTGCAGAGCGACCTTACCAAACGTAGTGCAGCCGTGGGCATGATAGAGCTGTATGCTACGCCACAGCTGCGTATAGGGTATGCTTATGATTATACGTTGAACCGGTATCGTAGCTATAATAATGGTACGCATGAAATATCGGTGGGGTATTATGTGAAGAAAGAAGGGGATAGTAAATCGAGGAAGCAGATGCGATGTTTTTCGTTTTAG
- a CDS encoding Dabb family protein translates to MLAHHVLFWLKADTTEEQKANFRKGLESLEKVESVKAFHVGVPSTIERAVVDTTYTFSLVLFFEDMAGHDVYQVHPLHKAFLEENRVFFEKVVIYDSI, encoded by the coding sequence ATGTTAGCACATCACGTATTATTCTGGCTGAAAGCCGATACTACAGAAGAACAAAAGGCGAATTTTCGCAAAGGACTGGAATCGTTAGAGAAAGTAGAAAGTGTAAAAGCTTTTCACGTAGGCGTTCCCTCTACTATTGAGCGTGCTGTAGTTGACACCACCTATACTTTTTCACTGGTGTTGTTTTTTGAAGATATGGCTGGTCACGATGTGTACCAGGTGCACCCGCTGCACAAAGCATTCCTGGAAGAAAACAGGGTGTTTTTTGAGAAAGTGGTGATTTACGATTCTATTTAA